The Fusarium verticillioides 7600 chromosome 8, whole genome shotgun sequence genomic interval ATGAAGAATTAGAGGTTAGCGAAGGtttgatgaaggaagagagaaggaagatggaaTTCGAGGGATGGGGCGATTTGAAAAGTAAATGGAAAATGGAATGCATGGGGTGGCTAGCACCGACACTAAAGCAGTCTAGCTACGGGACCATCCCTGGGCTTCTGGAGTGGCCCCCCCAGGCTCCCCTCCCCCCTGAACCTCAGTTGCCCAAGCCGCTAATTGTCCTGGCAAGGGGTTGGCAGCGGCTGTGCTGTAGTGGAAGAGCGGCACTGTGCCTGCTGCGGTGAAGAGGTCGGTCCCCGAAGAACGAGCAGATCCCCTCGAGGATTGACGAATGAACCAACCACGGGACAAAGAACCCCTGTCGGTTACGAGGCGCAGTTGAGAGATTGAAGCTTGTTTGGGTCTTGCCCGGCGCCATCCGTGGCCAATCAGGGGTTGCTGCAGAGGGATCTCATCTTGTTGACGGTGGTATAGTGCTTGGAGTCAATGCACACCGTAGCTCTATCTCGCCTTAGCAAAAGCTTGGCCTCGCCTGGTGCATGGTATGTTAGTGCCTCACGAGATTGCACTGTACAGAATAGGGGACAATCTCCACCGAATATCCGTTCTACGACAAAACATCAGGGGTCTCACCTGGGTTTGGTCTGAGCCGCCATTGATTCTGCATCTCGCCTTGAGCATGTATACGACATTGAATGACACTTGGGAAATTGTCTCGAGTCGCTTGCGGTGGGACTCATTGTCTACGACTTTGACCGCGTTCACTTGGCATGATGAATACGGAATTGCAATATTATCCTATTAAATGCCTATGTCTTGTCCTCTTGGCTCACAATTTTCGGAAGTTGATTGACAACGGCGAACGGCGGCGGGTGAGTTGATGGGTGCATCGGGTCGAACAAAGAGCTTACGTGTGTTCGTGTTGCGTTGATTTCGATTTCCCTTCCGGGATGTGTATGCTCGGCCCGGTTGGTATCTTTGTCTCAAAGGGTTCGTCAATCCTTTCAGTGGCGCGTGTCATTCCTATCAGGGACACTGTATCTCTCACTCCTGTTTCCTGGTTGGTTCCTCCACCTATCGTACTCTGAAACCGATGCAAAGCAGAGCATAGACGCTTGTGCACATCTATGGAGCTCATTATATCCATCCCTGacccagccagcccagcttGCGTTCTTGCATGAGCTTTACTGTGATATTTTTGGACGGgttctttgttgtttctccTTGATCAGCGCTGGGACCtgtctatcatcatcatataTAGTGGTTCAGACGACGACAACTCGAAGCTTGATCGCGTTGGCGATGGATAGACGGGACATGAACAGTGGAGTACGGTTCTGTCGATGGCGGGTCGAGTTGCAGTCATTCTTTTGGATCATCGATTCCATTCCTCTCTCGGTTATgcgtcgtcatcatcttccatccTTCATTGTCCTCGAAACTTGTAGTAGACGCTACCAACGCCATAAAGGACTCGGCCCCAGGCATCGTGAGTCTTTTGTAACAGTCCATGCTGAGGGCGTTTCTGGTTATGCCGTTGTTCCGGCCGGTCTGCCGAAGTCCGGTGATAGTGGCCGTCGTGGTACACGAGTTCTCCCGGCATCGTTATCCGTATTGTTTATCGTATGTATTgttatttttaattatttgTGGACTTGGTTCATGTGAATTGCGTGTTCCGCAAGTTTTCTATTCCCAGAGCCCGTGCTAGAGACCTCGCCCTGTTTAAATAATTCTCCTTAGCGTAGGGCGATCTGATGGTTGTCAACCTCTTGAGGCGCATACCAGGCCGATGACTCTAATTGCACTTCACCTGCTCAATTATTGCATCAATTCTTCCATCACTTGCCATTCAACTCAACGAGCCGTCAGCATTTGACCTCTCATATGCATCAAAAGGTCCAGCGCCGCTGAAGGGGTCCCACCACCGGCCGATCATGCGACTTAATCGCCGTCTCGGTCGGCTGTAGGGTGGCAAATATCACCCTTCACGGCTGAGTTTCTTTCATACTTGCGTCACGCCTATGaaatctcagccttggcccGTGGCTTGGCAATAAAGACTTGCGAAAATCTTGTCTAATATCACAAAGTGTTTCGTGGTGGTTGTCTGTCTGTGAAGAATAAACTTGCTTTAATGCGGACCGCAAAGTGGTGGATGAAGGAtggatgctgatgctggtaGCAAGGTCAAAGAGCAGAAGACACAAAGATCAAGAGATAGTAACAAGATAGACAAAGAAAGAGCATACATTTCAACAGATGAAGTTCTTCCTTTCGTAGGAGATTTCCTGCAGACTCAGCCTTAAGAATGTGAAGATGAGTGCTCTTACACGAGTCTTGGCATCGTCAGATCCTGGCAATGATCATTAACTTCGTCATCTATTAGAAGGGACCTCGAAGATGTCTCTACTGTAGACTTCCCAACATCAAGGTATGTTATCGATTCCCGCAAGTGACTTTATCATGACCCGTTGCACTTCAGTCTTGTGTCAGGTGATAAGGAgcatgaggctgagatgtttcatcattgacaatGGCTCAAGTACCCAGCTTTAGAGCGTTCCTCCTTCGCGAAATGATCTAGTGCGATACAGGGATACACTACGGAATACATTGATGCACCCACTGATCGTTTCGAGACAGGCGATATCGCGTGCCGCCTCTCACTACTCACAATCTTCGAACAGGCGTCACTCAGCCACTGTCACATGATATCGCCATGGATGCGTCTTCAAGTGCATATGGAATATTGTGTAACCTTCATAATCTACGCCGATACACTGGTAATACATGTTTGTGTCATTTGACTGGATGAGGCCGAATACTCTTCGTATCTCTCTGCAGAAAGATGAAAATCCTTGACTGGCAGAACTGAATGAGAGAGTCCTAGCAATTatgccaagtttattttttacgccatcatgacaacctaCAGACAGTAAATCGATATCAGATCGCCAATGTCCGCTTGTCGCCGAACGTTGGTGATAAGCTTGCCATCTCTTTGTAACGCAGATTAGCCGTGCTGAATGGTGGATGGTGAATCTACCTGGTAATCTCATATTGCGGTAAATCTAATTAATTGAAGAAATGCACAGATTGTTGCGATGTGCCCTCACGCGCTTGTAATGCTAGATCAAGTCTGTTCTATATCATTATCACATCAGTGCCAGGACGCACTTATACAGAGGTGGTTCGGCTGGCTTGTAAAAGAAAGCAATTATCTATTCTCAATTGCGTATTTCAAGAATAATTATCTATCAAGAGATGGTGCTGCACAAACTGATAAGCACAAAAAAGCAAGGTCTCGTACTTCGCCTGTCGAAACCGAAGTATCACAATCTGATACCATCCCCACATGCTATGTCGCAAGCGATATACGCGAATGAATAAGCCAGTTTTATGACATCGGGCGAAGTTTCAATCCTCGTGCTTCGGTTCAGGATCAGGACACACTGCGGGACTATCCGTAAGACAAGGTCTATTTCGTTAACTTCCTTCTGGATATAGGTGAGGCGAGTGCGTCCAGTTCATGAGACTCAGGTGAAGCCTGGAGGTCATCATGCCAAGACCATTCTCCACGCCCAGCATTACACAGACATGCATGAGTGGCCAATATAGTCTCCAAAGAACCGGGGAATAAGGAAACCAGGTGCAAAAGCTCCGGAGCTCCAGTTCAGATCTCAAAGACAGGCAGGATTCCTGGTATCTTGCATGGGagacttggtgttgttgatgtcgcCTGACAAGATGCTCTTTTAGGCCAGCGGACACATCAAGTCCAACCAAGTCTGCACCGTCATGCCGCTGTCACTAAAGTGAAATACCGGTAAGGGTGGGATTTCTATAAATTTAAAGCCTCTATTCTTATAACATTTTAGCGTTACTCATGGTCTGTGTGATGTTGCGATGCATCAGCTGTCTTACACCCAACATGGTGAGGCTCGGGCACCTACAGCTCAGATCTCGATGTCTATGGGGAAGCTTTGTCGTGGAACTTTCCAAACCGTTCGCTTATCGAGAAAAAGTCCTTGGCTTATTGTTTTGCTTGTTTTACAAGCCAAATCCTCGTGGCTAGGTCCTTTCATGATGTAATTTGGCGTCATGTTTAGTCTTAGAGGCGTTAGTGAAGAAACACCACCATGATGTCATGGAGCCTATGCTCTGTATATatcaaagagctcaagaGCCTTTTGGCACCTGTATCAATCATATTCTGCATAATAAtcaatcaagtcaaagtAAACGAATTCATCTTTCCCTCAACACCTCACACATCATGTCTACCAAGAACCCCAGCCACGGTCAAAAGGTAAGCATAAGGAAGGCTTGTGTTGTATCAGAACTAACAGATCAGGTCGATCTCGGCCAGAACGCTCCCGTAAAGGAGGAGGGTGCTGGTACAGTCCCCAATGAGTCTCTCGCCGCTGAGTCCTTGAAGGAGGGCGGCGAGTTCGCCTCCAACGAGGGCATCCACGGCGAGAACCAACCCACCTCCAGATCCGAGAACGCCAGCGCTGGCCATAACACCAACACCTCTTCCGCTCCCAGCTCCGGGTCTGACTCCAAatcctccagctctgctCCCAAGTCTTCCGGAACTGCCTCAAAGTCCGGCGACTCTGCTCCCAAGTCTCTGGCCGGCACCGCTCCCAGCTATGTTGAGAATCAGTATATCAAAGAATCTGGTCCTCACGgcaagaacttgaaggaGGGCATTGACTATTCCAACACCAAGGATGGCCTCAAGAAGGCGTTGGAGTCTGAGCCTGGTAGCCAGGATGACCCTAGCCGACTTGCTGAGCAACAGTTCCAACAGAACCAGACTGCCGCTGGCCGGGATGCTGGTCCTAAGCAGAGTGAGCTTGAGGGCAAGACTGCTTTCGATGCTCTTAACAACGAGGCTTCCTCGTAATATGGGAAATCACAATATCTGTACTATAGCGGCTGTTCAATGATGAAATGACTTCATGAAACTAAGACTGCCCCATGTCTGTGATACAGTTTAGCTAATGATCAAAAGACGTCCATGTACATGACTTATGAACAGGAACTTATTCTATGAGACCTCGCTATGATTGGAAGGGTATCATGTCGAGGATATCTAACAAACTTCGCGTATTGGATGAAGTCGCTTGGCTATCAGGCTATTTCCCTCTATATGGTATCAAAACTGAGCGGCATTACATCAAACGAGGCGAGCATCAGCTtcagttcatcatgatcagTTACAACTTCGACTGCAGACAGTGTAAATGCCTGATACACGAGCACAAGGATTGAGCCAACGGCTATTTCCAGGCGCAACAGGCGGcagtctcatcttcaggTGATAACGCCTCAGATAGTGGTGAATTACTGTAAAGAAGTAAAGTTGACTCGTAGGTTTCAAAAACTCGACCGGTATGTCCGAGTGAATACATTCAATCGAATATTAGGAGTTTGCATACAAAGCTACGGATTCGCCGTCCTTCAAGGTTGCCTGcacgagaagaagatggcgggCATTGTGAAAATCCTGAAACTCAACAGCCAATCATATTGGGCGGATTGATGACGTCAGGTCAGAAAAAAAGATTAAAATTTTGGGGTTGATAGAGAAAGATAAGAGCAATTTACCGCAAAAAGCGCAGAGTAAGTTGAGAATAGAGCCTCAGCAAGTTGAATTCCTTTTGTACTAACTCATTCATCAAGACTATTCTGTAAATTGGACTCATTACACTCACAGCTTATCGGAAATAGCACTCCTTGATGCCTTAGTTGGTGCCTGACTCTGTCGTCAGTCAAAAAATCTGTCTGCCCCACCAAAATTAAAAAATTCACCCCGCCTTCCTCTGGGCACAACCACTGTAGAAGTGAACCGGGAACTGGAACCGCCACACTCATTGTTATTTGCTTGGCTGCCCTGGTTTTTCTTTGTCGGTCAGATCAACTTAACTTTTCCATCTAtctcactctcttcttcctccctcttcatcgaaCGGTCATTTTCCAAACCACTTCATATACCCCGGTTTGGACTTGATTTCTTAGACGGATATCCTCACCCCGCCGACAGTTTCCGTTCTTTCAACCCCGCggtctttttcttcttctctttcctacacacatcttcatcatggccccCTCTTCATCCAAGGAGAAGCGtctcgccaagaaggctgccgagggcaagctcaaaggcaagaagggcaagaagactgAGGAGCCTGAGCTCGACGCCCACGGCAACCCCATcaaggacgatgatgccCCCGCGACTTCAGGCGCAAAGCTCGACGAGGTGAAGCGTCTCGCCGAGCAGATGGACAAGCACGGTATCTCCGACCGTGTTACCACCGGTGTCCTCGCCTCTACTCAAACCAGCAAGGACGTCAAGATCACCAGTACCTCTCTGGTCTTCCACGGTCGAGTCCTTATCACCGATTCCACTCTAGAACTCACCTACGGTCGACGATACGGTCTTCTCGGTGAGAACGGTTGCGGAAAGTCTACTttcctcaaggccatcgcCGCTCGCGAGTACCCCATTCCTGAGCATCTCGATATCTACCTTCTCAACGAGGGTGCTCCTCCCAGTGACCTCGGTGCCCTTGAGTGGGTCGTCCgagaggctgagctggagctggagcgTCTCGACCACCAGGCTGAGAAACTTCTCGAGGACGAGGGCCCTGAGAGCCCTGTTCTCCTCGATCTCTACGAGGTGAGTTAACCTACAAAAGTGTCAACGTACCAAACTAACATTTTACAGCACATGGACAAGCTTGATCCCTCAACCTTCGCTACTCGTGCTTCCCTTATCCTGACTGGTCTTGgtttcaacaagaagaccatccacaagaagaccaaggacaTGTCTGGTGGTTGGCGTATGCGTGTCGCCCTGGCCAAGGCCCTCTTCGTCAAGCCCTccgttctccttctcgatgatCCCACTGCCCATTTGGATTTGGAGGCCTGTGTGTGGCTTGAGGAGTACCTCAAGAAGTGGGAGCGAactctcgtcctcgtctcCCACTCTATGGATTTCCTCAACGGTGTCTGCTCCAACATGATTGACATGCGAGGCAAGCAGCTCATCTACTACGGTGGTAACTACGACTCTTACAGCAAGACTCGAACCGAGAACGAGACCAACCAGATGAAGGCCtaccagaagcagcaggaTGAAATTGTTCACatcaagaagttcattgCCAGCGCTGGTACATATGCCAATTTGGTCCGACAGGCCAAGTCCCGACAGAAGATTCTCGACAAGATGGAGGCCGATGGTTTCATCCAGCCCGTCGAGCAGGACCGTGTCTTCACTTTCCGTTTCGCCGATGTTGATAAGCTCCCTCCTCCTGTTCTGTCATTCGATAATGTCACCTTCTCTTACTCTGGTAAGCCTGAGGACGATCTGTACCgcaaccttgaccttggttTCGATATGGACTCCCGAACTGCCCTTGTCGGCCCTAACGGTGTGGGCAAGTCTACTCTGCTCCGCCTCATGACTGGCAAGCTTTCTCCTACAGGCGGTGTCGTTACCCGACACACTCACTTGAAGCTTGGTCTCTACTCTCAGCACAGTTCCGAgcagcttgacttgacaaagTCTGCTCTCGACTTCGTTCGCGATAAGTACAGTGAGAAGTCTCAGGATTACCAGTACTGGCGTCAGCAGCTCGGCAAATACGGTCTCAGCGGTGACTCTCAGACTGCCCTGATGGGTACTCTGTCTGAGGGTCAGAAGAGTCGTATCGTGTTTGCTCTGTTGGCCATTGAGAGCCCCAACATgttgcttcttgacgagcctACCAACGGTCTGGATATTCCTACCATCGACAGTTTGGCAGATgccatcaatgccttcagcGGAGGTGTTATCGTTGTTTCTCACGATTTCCGGTAAGCACCAATAAATCTAATTGTAATGAATGATTGCTAACGGCAATAGATTGCTCGACAAGATTGCCAAGCAGATTCTCGTCTGCGAGAACCAGACTATCCGCACATGGGACGGTTCCATCTCCGAGTACAAGAACTACCTCCGAAAGAAGATGATCAGCGCCGGAGCAGTCTAAGGCGTTTCGAAAAAGTTATTACGAATTTTGATTTTATCTGGCACGAATGCATGAAAGGAAATTGACTATAGAGGATATTGAATCCACAAAAAGTTGATGAGAGTGCCATTGGCAATCATGTGGGTATTTTCATGGGTTTAAAGCGGCGGCGGCGCGGGTGGCTAGACCATCAGGATGCTTGATACCTTATGATGGAATGAGACGGCCACGACGAACGACGCTACAGGACGCATGGGTTGCCTCAGTAGAGAGGCCCGGAAGCGTTCACGAAGATGTGGAAATGTTCACGGATAGATTTCTTTTTCATTAGGTCTGGCTGTTTAAGCCTCAATTGAGTACGAATAAATGGGTTCCATAATAACTAATTGCATTTATGTGATTTTGTATTCGCTGAAATCACCATTCGAAGATGTGCGATACTAGATATTAGTTGCAGGTCACTGCTCGACCTGAGTAGTGACGAGTAAACATAAGGAGAATTGGTCCGCAGAAGGATAACCCACCATTGGGGCCGACGTAAGGTTGTGAAAAACACATGGGTAAAGTAGTGGTTGCTAGGCTGATGTTTATAGTGTTGATAATGAATTTATTTAATGTTTGTGTTCATTATCAAGGCAGGGCTATTAAAGTCCGTTTCGTCCACATCATGCTCCGGTACTATCTATCCACTTATTGGTGTTCTTCAGACATGATCatcaagactgagaatgATCGAGTCTTGCCGAGACTTAGATCGCGAGTACTAAACCTAATCAGCTAGTTGCTAAATTTTGCTAAACTATCTAGACATGTCCTTAACTTATGTGCAGTCTATCCTAAACTGTTCTAAACTTATGCAACTATTCTTCTCACTTACCCAGCCTCgaggacttgagcttcagccttACAACGGTTGTCTCGCCTTCAGTTGTCGTCGAAAAACTCAAGTTTACATCATTTAACTCTTTTCTCTCACCATCAGATCAATGCAAACATgcgttttctttttatagtGAATGATGTGGTCATCCAAGGCCTACTATTACATCCCTCTCCTCTACCCTACACAAAATGACAGACATATCATCTTGAAGCGATCTCCGGAACCCATCCCCGCTGCCGGTGACTGGGGATGGGCTGATGGGGAACACAAAACGGGGTTAACGCTGTAGAGCTTAGCGTTGAGCCAGACCCATATGGGACGGGGGCCAACGGGACAGGGGAACGAGACTTGGGACCTGAAAAAATAGAGTGAGAAACGAGTCTGACGCGGAATCTGAGTGAACATCGTGTTCGCGTGTGCCTTGATTTGGATGGAGCTGTACTGGTATTCGCACGCACGCACACACGCACTTGAATTTTGCCGTGATTACTATGAGGGTTTTTAGACAACAGTCAGATCAACGCATCTGATGCAGCCAGACACTGTCACATTCAGTGACTCAACACTCAGCAGGGCATAGATACTGGCTTAGAGCCCCAAATTCACATTGAACCTATCGCCAATTCCTCTTTAGGGAATCGTGCCTCGGACGGGTCGGTGATACACAATTACAAAAATAATCGCTGTGATTGCTTCACCGTTGACTCGATCTTGTTGTGCAAGCAAATCCCATTTCAGTGGTGGTATTTTAGCACGTCAAACCCCCTAGAACCCCCTCGTTGGTGCAGCTCCTCGATTCCATCGCCGTCCCTCGATCAGCTTCTGCATCACctcctcttgtctcttctcttcctggTTGTCTCTCTCTCCCGCCTGTGTCAATCAACAGGCTTTGTTTTCTCCACTGCCGCCCACACCACCGCCGTCGTCATTGTTCATCACAGAATATGCCCTGATTAATGCAGACAGACGCTGTAATCATCCTCAGCAAGTATCCGTATTTTTACTTGAACCATTGGATCACCATAAACTCGGCTCGCCTGGGCTCGCTTTGCCCTACCGGGTTCctgtaccttaccttgctTGAGTGTTGATTGACTGGGCTGGGGCTGTCACTCCAGCTCCCGCCATCACCACCTCATTTTGGTTAACCTCC includes:
- a CDS encoding ABC transporter ATP-binding protein ARB1; translated protein: MAPSSSKEKRLAKKAAEGKLKGKKGKKTEEPELDAHGNPIKDDDAPATSGAKLDEVKRLAEQMDKHGISDRVTTGVLASTQTSKDVKITSTSLVFHGRVLITDSTLELTYGRRYGLLGENGCGKSTFLKAIAAREYPIPEHLDIYLLNEGAPPSDLGALEWVVREAELELERLDHQAEKLLEDEGPESPVLLDLYEHMDKLDPSTFATRASLILTGLGFNKKTIHKKTKDMSGGWRMRVALAKALFVKPSVLLLDDPTAHLDLEACVWLEEYLKKWERTLVLVSHSMDFLNGVCSNMIDMRGKQLIYYGGNYDSYSKTRTENETNQMKAYQKQQDEIVHIKKFIASAGTYANLVRQAKSRQKILDKMEADGFIQPVEQDRVFTFRFADVDKLPPPVLSFDNVTFSYSGKPEDDLYRNLDLGFDMDSRTALVGPNGVGKSTLLRLMTGKLSPTGGVVTRHTHLKLGLYSQHSSEQLDLTKSALDFVRDKYSEKSQDYQYWRQQLGKYGLSGDSQTALMGTLSEGQKSRIVFALLAIESPNMLLLDEPTNGLDIPTIDSLADAINAFSGGVIVVSHDFRLLDKIAKQILVCENQTIRTWDGSISEYKNYLRKKMISAGAV